Proteins encoded in a region of the Synechococcus sp. BIOS-U3-1 genome:
- a CDS encoding VCBS domain-containing protein — translation MTSSAQESFNAPTQESTQVGDLQGDGSQCSMDDIFNASSLEEANQKNPNETSRLAETQNSQQPIPEELPHSGDVLQEKQDASQKRPVTSESLQELWHPQLQEWAEQGDLLNAAVHALHLDPNQPPTELTTLVERLVEGETSDLPKIELLQHTAMPGAAGAYSATKQTIYLNSDWANTTNQSEIVKVLSEEFGHHLDSVVHPQDTSGDEGKIFAEFLTGGLHQHDIHIHQSEKWHISDQGQIKVNGEVIDVEFSQTSTALQWIQVGDEIEGRKKQARSGYTVSLSSDGSIVAIGSWNDRTIGSSRGSVAVYQLVNNSWQALGNVLNGTNNGDRFGAQVSLSADGSRLGVGTPRDDDGGKWAGSVSIYELQSGTWTKLGSNIDGVNANNRAGGSLALSGDGSTVIVGAERGHTKQKGYAGVYTWNGTTWGRVGARITGTQKKEYSGKSVAISEDGSRVAVGSWAFDSSGNDRGRVRVYDNVGGTWTLKFNIFGEKKNDFASSVSLSDNGNILALGAAQNDGGGNNSGHARVYDISGSREKQLGDDINGTTGGQQLGGSVSLSSNGQRLAVGAQYADGTHSNSGRVTIFDYNSSSDSWTKVGSYIKGVATGDRASAGITGLSLSGDGKTVAIGAPFHDGDTNALKDAGHVRVFTASGLTIAQASTPLVTTEAGSTASFTVVLDAKPTDNVTVSITGDDSTEHSLSASSLTFTTSNWNTAQTVTVTGVDDSLDDGDITTTLTATASNTGGYAGTEQATTTLKTSDDDTAGITIAQASTPLVTTEAGSTASFTVVLDAKPTDNVTVSITGDDSTEHSLSASSLTFTTSNWNTAQTVTVTGVDDSLDDGDITTTLTATASNTGGYAGTEQATTTLKTSDDDTAGITIAQASTPLVTTEAGSTSTFTVVLDAKPTDNVTVSITGDDSTEHSLSASSLTFTTSNWNTAQTVTVTGVDDSLDDGDITTTLTATASNTGGYAGTEQATTTLKTSDDDTAGITIAQASTPLVTTEAGSTASFTVVLDAKPTDNVTVSITGDDSTEHSLSASSLTFTTSNWNTAQTVTVTGVDDSLDDGDITTTLTATASNTGGYAGTEQATTTLKTSDDDTAGITIAQASTPLVTTEAGSTASFTVVLDAKPTDNVTVSITGDDSTEHSLSASSLTFTTSNWNTAQTVTVTGVDDSLDDGDITTTLTATASNTGGYAGTEQATTTLKTSDDDTAGITIAQASTPLVTTEAGSTASFTVVLDAKPTDNVTVSITGDDSTEHSLSASSLTFTTSNWNTAQTVTVTGVDDSLDDGDITTTLTATASNTGGYAGTEQATATLKTSDDDTAGITIAQTGTTDGSGNLLTTEAGSTSTFTVVLNNKPTADVTVSLTGDDSTEHSLSASSLTFTSSNWNTAQTVTVTGVDDSIVDGDITTTLTATASNTGGYAGTEQATTTLKTSDNDNPPSIADRSDDVLESTSSGTELLDLADANSGNDTDQDGDAITYSISDGNDADLFAIEASTGKISLAAGQSLHYETSDLHTLEITATDGVKTTTADISINVIDVNNAPVADADTGSVNENETLSKAATAGLILDNDTDSDGDSLVISNFHAGDLSEALPRIGQFNTALDGDYGQLSLQTDGSYSYTANKAAADALAAGETGIDIFSYRVSDTKLTDRAELAITVTGVNDQPFLVDAIKTKKYTEGQINIPLIIDGSLDIRDVDDTNIESATVSISSTTFVSTEDTLAFTSVYGISSNWNSTSGVLTLSGSATKANYINALQTVTYTNTNTSNPEAGARTIQWLVNDGAANSTAIESNIIVLGQNDAPEASNDTASVDGGSTVTTQTNLLANDTDPEGHSRSITSFRIGNEQESNAGFSPGATVTGSYGKMTIQSDGTYSYQAQETAAYKLLAGETATETYTYTITDSQTVDEGIDSGEITITITGVNDSPTAIDDTAKIDEDSSKQFEDHLGILKNDTDIDGDQLYIKSVRAGAETSRRSLNTGTDGVSQNSTSETETQSNETVSETQSESSDSESSSESSDTGTSNESSKSESSSESSDTGTSNENSDSESSSESSDTGASSESLDTEIQSKKIESGNQSSSVNSLSTEIKGTYGSLTVNPNGSYRYTANLADALDSGDKEIDRFTYTLTDLSSDDSAEMAIEVTGINDAPVLAAITGGTIADQTNSSSLVTSNISGQLSGTDADASAVLSFGITGNSSSTSSGNYGTLSLNRSTGAYEYLPTTAVIEALNQGDSVSDSFEVYVSDGSLSATQTFQVNITGANDSNGSSGGSGAGSTGSDSGNSNTDRSNATPSELIKNTDGSGFQVTGSNGVWVQLEVLRANADWQNSLQIVNSEGHAIGSIGATKNSTNMGSNEIFLSGGSEIKFHQSSNHQKLNHSPKLQINSELDNSFSLHLEDSDQQNPDYDDLSIKITSSQQPKNINAFKLSSQQNRINDPLLKMTDLNPGGTKLRITLTSDCGDTNRIAFVKLTANDHDGFSVGGIASTEENTFEAAVRDSLINPGDTEILMQGNNARQIDWTFNQNDEGFYAPVFINQETGNLVTYGVNNTFNGMGSIKNLGGNFFGYEDTLSAQDSDWDFNDMTMLVEMI, via the coding sequence GTGACCTCTTCAGCCCAGGAATCATTCAACGCGCCGACGCAGGAATCCACACAGGTTGGAGACCTGCAGGGGGATGGTTCGCAATGCTCAATGGACGACATATTCAATGCGTCTTCCTTGGAAGAAGCGAACCAGAAGAATCCAAACGAAACCAGTCGACTAGCAGAAACCCAGAATTCGCAGCAACCGATTCCAGAGGAACTGCCTCACTCCGGCGATGTCCTCCAGGAGAAGCAAGACGCAAGCCAAAAGCGTCCCGTTACCTCTGAATCTCTACAAGAGCTATGGCACCCACAACTTCAGGAGTGGGCAGAGCAAGGTGACTTACTTAATGCAGCCGTGCATGCGCTGCATCTCGATCCAAATCAACCACCGACAGAGCTCACAACTCTGGTGGAGCGACTGGTCGAGGGTGAAACCAGCGATCTTCCAAAGATTGAGTTGCTGCAACATACAGCAATGCCCGGTGCCGCCGGCGCCTATTCAGCCACAAAACAGACGATTTATCTCAACAGCGACTGGGCCAATACAACAAACCAATCAGAAATCGTCAAGGTACTAAGTGAAGAATTTGGTCACCATCTGGATTCAGTGGTGCATCCCCAAGACACCTCAGGCGACGAAGGAAAGATCTTCGCCGAGTTCCTAACAGGGGGACTCCATCAACATGACATCCATATTCATCAATCAGAAAAATGGCACATCAGTGATCAAGGCCAGATCAAAGTCAATGGTGAAGTCATTGATGTCGAATTCTCACAAACAAGCACTGCGCTTCAATGGATTCAAGTTGGCGATGAGATAGAAGGTCGCAAAAAACAAGCAAGATCTGGATACACCGTCAGCCTATCGAGCGACGGAAGCATTGTTGCCATTGGAAGCTGGAATGACCGCACGATTGGCAGTTCGCGAGGCAGCGTTGCTGTTTATCAGTTAGTTAACAATAGCTGGCAAGCGCTCGGCAATGTACTCAATGGAACTAACAACGGGGACCGCTTCGGAGCCCAAGTCAGTCTCTCAGCTGACGGATCAAGACTCGGCGTTGGCACCCCTCGAGATGATGATGGCGGAAAATGGGCTGGCAGCGTATCAATTTACGAGCTCCAAAGTGGTACCTGGACAAAGCTCGGCAGCAATATTGATGGCGTTAATGCAAATAATCGCGCAGGCGGATCCCTAGCCCTCTCGGGCGATGGCAGCACAGTCATCGTTGGAGCAGAGAGAGGACACACAAAACAAAAAGGATATGCCGGTGTCTACACATGGAATGGAACGACTTGGGGGCGTGTTGGCGCCCGCATAACAGGCACTCAGAAAAAAGAATATTCAGGCAAGTCAGTCGCGATCTCAGAAGATGGCAGCAGAGTTGCCGTTGGATCCTGGGCTTTCGATTCCAGCGGAAATGATCGTGGGCGCGTCAGGGTTTACGACAACGTTGGAGGCACCTGGACACTCAAATTCAACATTTTTGGCGAAAAAAAGAATGATTTCGCTTCATCTGTCTCTCTATCAGACAATGGCAATATCCTTGCTTTAGGCGCAGCTCAGAACGACGGAGGCGGCAACAATTCAGGCCATGCTCGTGTTTATGACATCAGTGGATCAAGAGAGAAGCAACTTGGCGATGACATCAATGGCACAACTGGTGGTCAACAACTTGGAGGCTCCGTCAGCTTATCCAGCAATGGGCAACGTTTAGCAGTTGGCGCCCAATATGCCGATGGTACCCACTCCAATTCAGGGCGAGTCACGATCTTTGACTACAACAGTAGTAGTGATTCATGGACAAAAGTTGGCTCCTACATCAAGGGCGTCGCCACTGGAGATCGAGCCAGTGCTGGCATAACCGGACTCAGCCTGAGCGGCGATGGAAAGACTGTTGCCATCGGGGCGCCATTCCATGATGGCGACACAAACGCGCTGAAAGACGCAGGCCACGTCAGGGTTTTTACAGCCAGTGGTCTCACCATTGCCCAGGCCAGCACTCCACTCGTCACAACAGAAGCCGGCTCCACTGCATCATTCACCGTCGTCCTCGACGCCAAACCCACAGACAACGTCACCGTCTCCATCACAGGCGACGACAGCACTGAACATTCACTCAGCGCCTCTTCGCTGACCTTCACCACCAGCAACTGGAATACAGCCCAGACCGTGACCGTCACAGGCGTTGACGACAGCCTCGACGATGGCGATATCACCACCACACTCACCGCCACCGCCTCCAACACCGGCGGTTATGCAGGCACTGAACAAGCCACCACCACTCTCAAGACATCCGACGACGACACCGCCGGCATCACCATTGCCCAGGCCAGCACTCCACTCGTCACAACAGAAGCCGGCTCCACTGCATCATTCACCGTCGTCCTCGACGCCAAACCCACAGACAACGTCACCGTCTCCATCACAGGCGACGACAGCACTGAACATTCACTCAGCGCCTCTTCGCTGACCTTCACCACCAGCAACTGGAATACAGCCCAGACCGTGACCGTCACAGGCGTTGACGACAGCCTCGACGATGGCGATATCACCACCACACTCACCGCCACCGCCTCCAACACCGGCGGTTATGCAGGCACTGAACAAGCCACCACCACTCTCAAGACATCCGACGACGACACCGCCGGCATCACCATTGCCCAGGCCAGCACTCCACTCGTCACAACAGAAGCCGGCTCCACCTCCACATTCACCGTCGTCCTCGACGCCAAACCCACAGACAACGTCACCGTCTCCATCACAGGCGACGACAGCACTGAACATTCACTCAGCGCCTCTTCGCTGACCTTCACCACCAGCAACTGGAATACAGCCCAGACCGTGACCGTCACAGGCGTTGACGACAGCCTCGACGATGGCGATATCACCACCACACTCACCGCCACCGCCTCCAACACCGGCGGTTATGCAGGCACTGAACAAGCCACCACCACTCTCAAGACATCCGACGACGACACCGCCGGCATCACCATTGCCCAGGCCAGCACTCCACTCGTCACAACAGAAGCCGGCTCCACTGCATCATTCACCGTCGTCCTCGACGCCAAACCCACAGACAACGTCACCGTCTCCATCACAGGCGACGACAGCACTGAACATTCACTCAGCGCCTCTTCGCTGACCTTCACCACCAGCAACTGGAATACAGCCCAGACCGTGACCGTCACAGGCGTTGACGACAGCCTCGACGATGGCGATATCACCACCACACTCACCGCCACCGCCTCCAACACCGGCGGTTATGCAGGCACTGAACAAGCCACCACCACTCTCAAGACATCCGACGACGACACCGCCGGCATCACCATTGCCCAGGCCAGCACTCCACTCGTCACAACAGAAGCCGGCTCCACTGCATCATTCACCGTCGTCCTCGACGCCAAACCCACAGACAACGTCACCGTCTCCATCACAGGCGACGACAGCACTGAACATTCACTCAGCGCCTCTTCGCTGACCTTCACCACCAGCAACTGGAATACAGCCCAGACCGTGACCGTCACAGGCGTTGACGACAGCCTCGACGATGGCGATATCACCACCACACTCACCGCCACCGCCTCCAACACCGGCGGTTATGCAGGCACTGAACAAGCCACCACCACTCTCAAGACATCCGACGACGACACCGCCGGCATCACCATTGCCCAGGCCAGCACTCCACTCGTCACAACAGAAGCCGGCTCCACTGCATCATTCACCGTCGTCCTCGACGCCAAACCCACAGACAACGTCACCGTCTCCATCACAGGCGACGACAGCACTGAACATTCACTCAGCGCCTCTTCGCTGACCTTCACCACCAGCAACTGGAATACAGCCCAGACCGTGACCGTCACAGGCGTTGACGACAGCCTCGACGATGGCGATATCACCACCACACTCACCGCCACCGCCTCCAACACCGGCGGTTATGCAGGCACTGAACAAGCCACCGCAACGCTCAAGACATCCGACGACGACACCGCCGGCATCACCATTGCCCAGACTGGCACCACCGACGGCTCCGGCAATCTGCTCACAACAGAAGCCGGCTCCACCTCCACATTCACCGTTGTTCTTAATAACAAGCCAACGGCTGATGTCACCGTCTCCCTCACTGGCGACGACAGCACTGAACATTCACTCAGCGCCTCATCGCTGACCTTCACCTCCAGCAACTGGAATACAGCCCAGACCGTGACCGTCACAGGCGTTGACGACAGCATCGTTGATGGCGACATCACCACCACACTCACCGCCACCGCCTCCAACACCGGCGGTTATGCAGGCACTGAACAAGCCACCACCACTCTCAAAACATCAGACAACGACAATCCACCTTCCATTGCGGATCGAAGTGATGATGTTCTGGAAAGCACCAGCAGTGGCACGGAGCTGCTGGACCTGGCAGATGCGAATTCAGGCAATGACACAGACCAAGATGGCGATGCCATTACCTATTCAATCAGTGACGGCAATGATGCCGACTTGTTTGCCATTGAAGCCTCAACAGGAAAGATCTCATTAGCCGCAGGACAATCACTGCATTATGAAACAAGTGATCTTCACACTCTGGAAATTACAGCAACTGACGGAGTTAAAACAACAACCGCTGATATCAGCATTAACGTTATAGATGTCAATAATGCACCGGTCGCAGACGCCGACACAGGGTCGGTCAATGAAAACGAAACGCTAAGCAAGGCTGCAACAGCTGGACTGATCCTTGATAACGACACCGATAGTGATGGAGACAGCCTGGTCATCAGCAACTTTCATGCTGGTGACTTAAGTGAGGCATTACCAAGGATTGGCCAATTCAACACGGCTCTTGATGGTGATTATGGGCAACTAAGCCTGCAGACTGATGGCTCATATAGCTACACCGCCAACAAAGCAGCTGCCGATGCACTTGCTGCTGGCGAGACGGGCATCGATATTTTTTCGTACAGAGTCAGCGACACCAAATTAACTGACAGGGCAGAACTTGCAATCACCGTCACAGGCGTCAACGACCAGCCCTTTCTCGTTGATGCGATTAAAACCAAAAAATATACCGAAGGACAGATTAATATTCCACTAATCATTGATGGCAGCCTCGACATCCGCGATGTCGATGACACTAATATTGAGAGTGCAACGGTCTCCATCTCATCCACCACTTTCGTCAGCACAGAAGACACACTTGCGTTCACCAGTGTCTATGGAATCAGTAGTAACTGGAATTCCACGTCAGGCGTATTAACTCTCAGCGGCTCAGCAACAAAAGCAAATTATATCAATGCCCTGCAAACAGTTACCTATACCAACACCAATACCTCTAATCCCGAAGCCGGCGCGAGAACGATCCAATGGTTGGTGAATGATGGAGCAGCAAACTCCACAGCCATTGAATCCAATATCATTGTTCTTGGTCAAAATGATGCGCCCGAAGCGAGCAATGACACAGCGAGTGTCGATGGTGGCTCAACAGTTACAACGCAAACGAATCTGCTAGCAAACGACACCGACCCTGAAGGCCATTCTCGGTCCATTACCTCCTTCAGAATCGGAAACGAGCAAGAGTCAAATGCCGGGTTTTCGCCAGGGGCAACCGTTACTGGATCATATGGAAAAATGACCATCCAATCGGATGGCACTTACAGCTATCAAGCCCAAGAGACAGCCGCCTACAAATTACTCGCGGGTGAGACGGCAACTGAAACGTATACATACACAATCACAGACAGTCAAACCGTCGACGAAGGAATTGATAGCGGTGAAATCACAATCACAATCACGGGAGTCAATGATTCGCCCACGGCAATTGATGACACTGCAAAAATTGACGAAGACAGCTCGAAACAATTTGAAGATCACCTGGGAATCTTAAAAAACGACACTGATATTGATGGAGATCAACTTTACATCAAAAGTGTTCGAGCAGGAGCCGAAACTAGTAGGAGAAGTTTAAATACAGGCACAGATGGCGTATCACAAAACAGCACATCAGAAACTGAAACCCAAAGCAACGAAACTGTATCAGAAACTCAAAGTGAAAGCTCAGATTCGGAATCCTCAAGTGAAAGCTCGGACACAGGAACTTCAAATGAAAGCTCAAAGTCGGAATCCTCAAGTGAAAGCTCGGACACAGGAACTTCAAATGAAAACTCAGATTCGGAATCCTCAAGTGAAAGCTCGGATACAGGAGCTTCAAGTGAAAGCTTAGACACTGAAATTCAAAGCAAAAAAATCGAATCCGGAAATCAAAGCTCCAGCGTCAATAGTCTCAGTACCGAGATTAAAGGCACCTATGGCAGCTTAACTGTCAATCCGAACGGCTCCTATCGCTACACCGCCAACCTGGCGGATGCACTGGACAGTGGTGACAAGGAGATCGACCGCTTCACATACACCCTCACCGATCTGAGCAGCGATGACAGCGCTGAAATGGCCATTGAAGTGACAGGCATCAACGATGCTCCCGTCTTGGCCGCCATTACGGGTGGAACGATTGCTGACCAAACCAATTCATCTTCCCTGGTCACCAGCAACATTTCAGGCCAACTGTCCGGTACCGATGCTGACGCCTCTGCAGTCTTGAGCTTTGGAATCACTGGCAACAGCAGCTCTACGTCATCAGGCAACTACGGCACATTGAGCCTCAATCGCTCGACCGGAGCCTACGAATACCTACCCACCACCGCTGTGATTGAAGCCCTCAATCAAGGTGACAGCGTTTCCGACTCCTTTGAGGTCTACGTCAGTGACGGCAGCCTCTCAGCAACCCAAACCTTTCAGGTCAACATCACTGGTGCCAATGACTCCAATGGAAGTAGCGGAGGTAGTGGAGCTGGCAGCACAGGCAGTGACAGTGGTAACAGCAACACTGATCGCTCTAACGCGACCCCCAGTGAACTGATCAAAAACACCGATGGCAGTGGCTTCCAAGTAACTGGAAGCAATGGTGTTTGGGTGCAACTAGAAGTGCTCAGAGCCAATGCCGACTGGCAGAACAGCCTGCAAATCGTGAACTCTGAAGGACATGCCATTGGCTCTATAGGTGCCACCAAAAATTCCACCAACATGGGGAGCAATGAGATCTTTCTAAGTGGAGGTAGCGAAATCAAATTTCATCAGTCAAGCAATCATCAAAAACTCAATCACTCACCAAAATTACAAATCAATTCAGAGCTTGACAACAGCTTTTCACTTCACCTTGAAGATAGTGATCAGCAAAATCCAGACTATGACGATCTATCGATCAAAATCACCAGCTCTCAACAGCCCAAGAATATCAACGCGTTCAAACTCTCCTCACAGCAGAATCGCATCAATGATCCGCTCTTGAAGATGACAGATCTCAATCCTGGCGGGACCAAGCTGCGCATCACATTAACCAGTGACTGTGGCGACACCAATCGGATTGCTTTTGTGAAACTCACCGCAAATGATCACGATGGATTCAGCGTTGGTGGAATTGCATCAACGGAGGAAAATACTTTTGAAGCCGCCGTTCGGGACAGCCTGATCAACCCGGGCGACACAGAGATTCTGATGCAAGGAAATAATGCAAGACAAATTGACTGGACATTCAATCAAAACGATGAAGGATTTTATGCTCCTGTCTTTATCAATCAGGAAACAGGCAATCTTGTCACCTACGGCGTCAACAATACGTTTAATGGAATGGGCTCGATCAAAAATTTAGGCGGCAACTTCTTCGGCTACGAAGACACACTCTCAGCTCAAGACTCCGACTGGGACTTCAACGACATGACCATGCTGGTGGAAATGATCTGA
- a CDS encoding DUF4347 domain-containing protein, with protein MLTTSALFEGSIALAERTKKTSCQGQKTSSSLKPYGDKETNQRRQRAERLVTSNQNITDVEWLQSLDDDIAWIEGDPIEEISQRLDQSRQAGQKIKDLHIVAHGINSELKLGNTLVTKQYLKKYSQHLQSWKLDSIYLWCCNLGNNANLLSTLESLTGAEVFASKNIIEQNNTRIDSNKGNTAYLEQIICPREIGTWKGNLMSPANHYVTVENGHSTGSQPASYFSFGAEDEGTGDGVALLRSMPWWGDAALAQQWANNSHYESPNLNLDGDIGGNVEEVAFVYALGTRRSSGVTTWSSKRLADDWGSDDVTRYWSGGFAVAKTTLSGITINQTGTSDGSGNLLTTEAGGSSTFTVVLDSQPTGGNVTISLSGVSTDSGLVAREYSLSTSTLTFTNANWDTTQSVTVTGGDDDYEDGDRTYTLVATASNTGGYAGTERAVTNVKNTDNDTNGITIAQTGTTDGSGNLITTEAGGTSTFTVVLDAKPSGNVTVSLSGNDATENTLSASSLTFTTSNWNTAQTVTVTGINDSTVDGDITTTLTATASNSGNYAGTESDTTTVKNTDNDTNGITIAQTGTNDGSGNLLTTEAGGSSTFTVVLDAKPSSNVTVSLSGNNDTENTLSTSSLTFTDTNWNTPQTVTITGVNDDIDDGNITTTLTATASNTGGYAGSETSTVTVKNTDDDTNGVTIAKTGTNDGSGNLLTTEAGGSSSFTVVLDAEPTSNVTVSTTGNDATENSLSADSLTFTSSNWNSAQTITVTGVDDDIVDGDITTTLAVTANNAGGYAGTESATTTVKNTDDDSDGGSSSSSSSSSSSSSSSSSSSGNNNTDQTPSSLSELISNNNGTGFRVTGTSGVWVQMQVLKANADLQNSLQIVNSEGHAIGSVGATKNSTNMGNNEFFLSGGSEIRFHQSSNHKKLNQSPDLKINPELDNSFMLHLEDSKNQDADYNDLSIKITTSQQPKSINAFKLSSQQNHINDPILNLTDLNAGTTKLRLTLQSDCSNTNRVAFVKLDADQINGFTIDGIASTAGSTFEESVRDNLINPGDTEILMTGEKTREIEWTFNQIDEGFFAPVFINQETGKLATYGITFSGAKHNSIKTLGSNFFGYEDTLSAEDSDWDFNDITMMVEMI; from the coding sequence TTGCTCACAACCTCCGCACTGTTCGAAGGCAGCATCGCCCTCGCGGAGAGGACCAAAAAGACGTCCTGCCAAGGGCAGAAAACAAGCAGCAGCCTCAAGCCCTACGGAGACAAGGAAACAAATCAACGCCGACAACGGGCGGAACGTCTCGTTACGAGCAATCAGAACATCACAGATGTTGAATGGCTCCAGAGCCTGGATGACGACATCGCCTGGATCGAGGGTGATCCAATTGAAGAGATATCGCAACGATTAGACCAGAGCAGGCAAGCAGGCCAAAAGATCAAGGATCTACATATTGTTGCCCACGGAATTAATAGTGAGCTCAAGCTCGGCAATACATTAGTCACCAAACAATATTTAAAAAAGTATTCCCAGCATCTTCAGAGCTGGAAACTTGATTCGATCTACCTCTGGTGCTGCAATCTTGGCAACAATGCAAACCTTCTGTCAACCCTTGAATCATTAACAGGCGCAGAAGTCTTTGCTAGTAAAAATATTATTGAGCAAAACAATACAAGGATAGACAGCAACAAAGGAAATACGGCTTATTTAGAGCAAATCATTTGCCCAAGGGAGATCGGAACATGGAAAGGAAATTTGATGTCCCCTGCCAATCATTACGTAACTGTTGAAAACGGCCACTCAACAGGGTCACAACCAGCCAGTTATTTCAGCTTTGGAGCAGAGGATGAAGGCACTGGAGACGGCGTAGCTCTACTACGATCAATGCCATGGTGGGGTGATGCGGCACTCGCACAACAATGGGCAAATAACTCTCACTATGAATCACCTAACTTAAACCTTGATGGCGATATTGGCGGAAATGTTGAAGAGGTTGCATTTGTATATGCATTAGGAACACGTCGATCTAGTGGCGTTACCACATGGTCATCAAAAAGGTTGGCAGATGATTGGGGCAGCGATGACGTCACGCGTTACTGGTCCGGTGGATTTGCAGTCGCCAAAACAACACTTAGCGGTATCACTATCAATCAAACTGGTACATCAGATGGATCAGGAAATCTTCTCACCACAGAAGCCGGTGGTTCTTCCACATTCACGGTCGTTCTGGATAGTCAACCCACAGGTGGAAATGTCACCATCTCCCTATCAGGTGTTTCAACGGATTCTGGCCTTGTCGCACGGGAATACTCCTTAAGCACAAGCACTCTCACCTTCACTAATGCAAACTGGGATACAACCCAATCAGTCACCGTTACAGGCGGCGATGATGATTACGAGGACGGCGATCGCACTTATACGTTAGTTGCTACTGCATCAAACACCGGGGGCTATGCCGGTACGGAGCGGGCAGTCACCAATGTCAAAAATACCGACAACGACACCAACGGCATCACTATTGCCCAGACCGGAACAACTGACGGATCCGGCAACCTCATCACCACAGAAGCCGGAGGTACCTCTACATTCACCGTCGTTCTCGATGCAAAACCCAGTGGAAATGTCACTGTTTCTCTCTCTGGCAACGACGCCACCGAGAACACCCTGAGCGCCTCATCGCTCACATTCACAACCAGCAACTGGAATACAGCTCAAACTGTCACAGTCACCGGCATTAATGACTCCACCGTCGATGGAGACATCACAACAACACTCACAGCAACTGCCTCCAATTCTGGTAATTACGCCGGCACCGAGTCCGATACCACCACCGTAAAGAACACCGATAACGACACCAACGGCATCACCATTGCCCAAACCGGTACCAACGACGGTTCAGGAAATCTCCTCACCACAGAAGCCGGCGGGTCCTCCACATTCACCGTCGTTCTTGATGCAAAACCCAGTTCAAATGTCACTGTATCTCTCTCAGGCAACAACGACACCGAAAACACACTCAGCACCTCATCACTCACCTTCACCGACACCAACTGGAATACTCCCCAAACAGTCACCATCACTGGCGTTAATGACGATATCGATGATGGAAACATCACAACAACACTCACTGCCACAGCATCAAACACTGGTGGTTATGCCGGCAGCGAAACATCAACCGTCACGGTCAAAAACACCGATGACGACACTAATGGCGTCACCATTGCCAAAACCGGAACCAACGATGGTTCCGGGAATCTCCTCACCACAGAAGCCGGTGGGTCCTCCTCATTCACCGTCGTTCTTGATGCAGAACCAACATCCAATGTCACCGTTTCCACCACTGGAAATGATGCAACAGAAAACTCTCTGAGCGCAGATTCACTTACTTTCACCAGTTCTAACTGGAACTCAGCTCAGACCATCACTGTCACAGGCGTTGATGATGACATCGTGGATGGCGACATCACCACCACACTCGCCGTCACCGCTAACAACGCTGGTGGTTACGCCGGAACCGAATCAGCAACCACCACGGTCAAGAACACCGACGACGATAGCGATGGCGGCAGTAGCAGTAGCAGTAGCAGTAGCAGTAGCAGTAGCAGTAGCAGTAGCAGTAGCAGTGGTAATAACAACACCGATCAGACTCCTTCAAGCCTGAGTGAGCTGATCAGCAACAACAATGGCACTGGCTTCCGCGTGACTGGAACCAGCGGTGTTTGGGTCCAAATGCAAGTGCTCAAAGCCAACGCCGACTTGCAGAACAGCCTGCAGATCGTGAACTCTGAAGGACATGCCATTGGCTCCGTGGGTGCCACCAAAAATTCCACCAACATGGGAAACAATGAGTTCTTCCTAAGCGGCGGAAGTGAAATCAGGTTTCATCAGTCAAGCAATCATAAAAAACTCAATCAGTCCCCAGATCTGAAAATCAATCCAGAGCTCGACAACAGCTTTATGCTGCATCTTGAAGATAGCAAAAACCAAGATGCAGACTATAATGATTTATCAATCAAAATTACCACCTCTCAACAGCCCAAGAGCATTAATGCGTTCAAACTCTCCTCGCAGCAGAATCACATCAATGATCCGATCCTAAACCTCACGGACCTCAATGCAGGCACAACAAAATTACGCCTGACCTTGCAAAGCGATTGCAGCAACACCAATCGTGTGGCTTTTGTGAAACTAGATGCAGATCAAATCAATGGATTCACCATTGATGGCATTGCATCAACAGCTGGGAGCACCTTTGAAGAATCTGTGCGCGACAATCTGATCAACCCAGGCGACACTGAGATCCTGATGACTGGAGAGAAAACAAGAGAGATTGAATGGACATTCAATCAAATCGATGAAGGATTTTTTGCTCCTGTCTTCATTAATCAAGAGACAGGCAAACTTGCCACTTACGGAATTACATTTTCCGGTGCAAAACATAACTCAATTAAAACTCTTGGCAGTAATTTCTTTGGCTACGAAGACACACTCTCAGCTGAAGACTCCGACTGGGACTTCAACGACATCACCATGATGGTGGAAATGATCTGA